The following coding sequences are from one Pseudonocardia sp. EC080619-01 window:
- a CDS encoding thiolase family protein translates to MTPDDTPVVIAARRTPVGTAGGALRGHTVDALAAPVLAALAAEIDTPVDDVLLGNVFGPGGNPARVAALAAGLGETVPGMTVDRQCASGLAAIVAAAGSVRAGDGAAYLAGGAESASTAPARTWPDGTSYTRAPFAPAGSPDPDMGPAADVLAARSGISRERQDAFAARSHARAVDAQRAGRFDGEIVAVGGATADERPRDRFTAERLARFRPAFTADGTHTAANSCGVNDGAAAVLLVSEARRRELGVPGLALEAAATRGCAPELLGLGAVPAIVATQGLRPLRPVPLSGGDPPPGDPAAPDAIEFTEAFAGQVLACVDAAGLDEDRVSPDGGAIALGHPWGASGAVLVVRLFHRLVVQGLGETGLAALSSGGGLGVATRWRVVR, encoded by the coding sequence ATGACCCCCGACGACACCCCGGTCGTGATCGCGGCCCGCCGCACCCCGGTCGGCACGGCGGGCGGCGCGCTGCGCGGCCACACCGTCGACGCGCTCGCGGCGCCGGTGCTCGCCGCGCTGGCCGCGGAGATCGACACCCCGGTCGACGACGTGCTGCTCGGCAACGTGTTCGGCCCCGGCGGCAACCCGGCGCGGGTCGCAGCGCTGGCGGCCGGGCTGGGCGAGACCGTCCCCGGGATGACCGTCGACCGGCAGTGCGCGAGCGGGCTCGCGGCGATCGTCGCCGCGGCCGGCTCGGTCCGGGCGGGCGACGGCGCCGCGTACCTCGCCGGCGGCGCCGAGTCCGCCTCCACCGCACCGGCCCGGACCTGGCCCGACGGCACGTCGTACACCCGGGCACCGTTCGCCCCGGCCGGGAGCCCCGACCCCGACATGGGGCCGGCCGCGGACGTCCTCGCCGCACGGTCCGGGATCTCCCGGGAACGCCAGGACGCCTTCGCCGCACGCAGCCACGCCCGCGCCGTGGACGCGCAGCGCGCGGGCCGGTTCGACGGCGAGATCGTCGCCGTCGGCGGGGCCACCGCCGACGAGCGTCCCCGCGACCGTTTCACCGCCGAGCGGCTCGCCCGGTTCCGGCCCGCCTTCACCGCGGACGGCACGCACACCGCCGCGAACTCGTGCGGCGTGAACGACGGGGCGGCCGCCGTCCTCCTGGTCTCCGAGGCCCGCCGCCGGGAGCTCGGCGTCCCCGGTCTCGCGCTGGAGGCCGCGGCCACCCGCGGCTGCGCCCCCGAGCTGCTGGGGCTCGGCGCGGTCCCGGCGATCGTCGCGACGCAGGGCCTGCGGCCGCTGCGTCCGGTCCCGCTGTCCGGCGGTGACCCGCCACCGGGGGATCCCGCCGCGCCGGACGCGATCGAGTTCACCGAGGCCTTCGCCGGGCAGGTCCTGGCCTGCGTCGACGCCGCCGGGCTCGACGAGGACCGGGTCAGCCCGGACGGCGGCGCCATCGCGCTCGGGCATCCGTGGGGTGCGTCGGGGGCGGTGCTCGTCGTCCGACTGTTCCACCGTCTCGTCGTGCAGGGGCTCGGCGAGACCGGCCTGGCCGCACTGTCGTCCGGGGGCGGCCTCGGCGTCGCCACCCGCTGGAGGGTCGTCCGATGA
- a CDS encoding energy-coupling factor ABC transporter ATP-binding protein — protein MIEFDGIGHRYGERVVLDGVDLTLPQQRVALVGANGSGKSTLARTVNGLVRPTAGSVRVDGRDPARQGAAVRRRVGFVFSDPDSQIVMPTAGEDVAFSLRRTVRNRAERSRLAAEKLTEFGLGDHVEHPAHQLSGGQKQLLALCAVLVLDPDVLVCDEPTTLLDLRNKRAFAERLAGLRQQVLLATHDLDLLDGFDRVIVLDGGRVVADDEPGPAVAYYRKICSE, from the coding sequence ATGATCGAGTTCGACGGGATCGGCCACCGGTACGGCGAGCGCGTCGTCCTCGACGGCGTCGATCTCACGCTGCCCCAGCAGCGGGTCGCGCTGGTCGGGGCGAACGGGTCCGGCAAGTCGACCCTCGCGCGGACGGTCAACGGGCTGGTCCGCCCGACCGCGGGCAGCGTCCGGGTCGACGGCCGCGACCCCGCTCGCCAGGGTGCCGCCGTCCGGCGCCGGGTCGGGTTCGTGTTCAGCGACCCCGACTCGCAGATCGTCATGCCGACGGCCGGTGAGGACGTCGCGTTCTCACTGCGCCGGACCGTCCGGAACCGCGCGGAGCGCTCCCGGCTGGCCGCGGAGAAGCTCACCGAGTTCGGCCTCGGCGACCACGTGGAGCACCCCGCGCACCAGCTCTCCGGCGGTCAGAAGCAGCTCCTCGCGCTGTGCGCGGTGCTCGTGCTCGACCCGGACGTGCTGGTGTGCGACGAGCCCACCACCCTGCTCGACCTGCGCAACAAGCGTGCGTTCGCGGAGCGGCTGGCCGGGCTGCGCCAGCAGGTCCTGCTCGCCACGCACGACCTCGACCTGCTCGACGGCTTCGACCGCGTGATCGTCCTCGACGGTGGCCGGGTCGTCGCCGACGACGAGCCGGGCCCCGCGGTCGCGTACTACCGGAAGATCTGTTCGGAGTGA
- a CDS encoding energy-coupling factor transporter transmembrane protein EcfT, which translates to MTPLGLYEPGTSPLHRAPAGPSLLVVLVVAGGTVLTSDPRVLGAVCGVVALGYVVARIPWRRIRPLLRTLALLLVLIGVVQWWLLGPDRALVIALRLVAAIGVATLFTLTTRVDDVVGAVERGLGPFRRFGVDPERLGLLVGLTIQSVGTLSGIAGQVRAAARARGAGGSVTAFAVPFMIRTLRHADALGEALAARGWGDGPDDRSGQPLQ; encoded by the coding sequence GTGACCCCGCTCGGCCTCTACGAACCCGGCACGAGCCCGCTGCACCGCGCGCCGGCCGGCCCGTCGCTGCTCGTCGTCCTGGTGGTGGCCGGGGGCACCGTCCTGACCTCCGACCCGCGGGTCCTCGGGGCGGTCTGCGGGGTGGTGGCGCTCGGCTACGTCGTCGCCCGGATCCCGTGGCGGCGGATCAGGCCGCTGCTGCGCACCCTGGCGCTGCTGCTGGTGCTGATCGGGGTCGTCCAGTGGTGGCTGCTCGGCCCGGACCGGGCGCTGGTGATCGCGCTGCGGCTGGTCGCCGCGATCGGGGTGGCCACCCTGTTCACGCTGACGACCCGGGTGGACGACGTGGTCGGTGCGGTCGAGCGCGGGCTCGGGCCGTTCCGTCGGTTCGGCGTCGACCCCGAGCGCCTCGGTCTTCTCGTCGGGCTGACGATCCAGTCCGTGGGGACGCTGTCCGGCATCGCCGGGCAGGTCAGGGCCGCGGCGCGGGCCCGCGGTGCCGGCGGGTCGGTGACGGCGTTCGCGGTGCCGTTCATGATCCGCACGCTGCGCCACGCCGACGCACTCGGCGAGGCACTGGCCGCCCGTGGCTGGGGCGACGGCCCCGACGACCGCAGCGGCCAGCCTTTGCAGTAA
- a CDS encoding GbsR/MarR family transcriptional regulator, translated as MPPTEQELDVVDEIAASFEREGLPLITGRVIGWLLISDPPEQSAAQLAEVLGVSRSSISTATRMLTPGGLVERVRTRDSRVELFRIAPDGWSRMLAERHARATAFRQVLEHGLDVLADQPDARRDRLVNVHELYLFLESELPALWERWESRRTGGDR; from the coding sequence GTGCCACCCACGGAACAGGAACTCGACGTCGTCGACGAGATCGCCGCGTCCTTCGAGCGCGAGGGCCTGCCGCTGATCACCGGCCGGGTGATCGGCTGGCTGCTGATCAGCGACCCGCCCGAGCAGAGCGCCGCCCAGCTGGCCGAGGTGCTCGGTGTCAGCCGCAGCTCGATCAGCACCGCGACCCGGATGCTGACGCCCGGCGGCCTCGTGGAACGGGTGCGCACCCGCGACTCGCGGGTCGAGCTGTTCCGGATCGCGCCCGACGGCTGGAGCCGGATGCTCGCCGAGCGCCACGCCCGGGCCACCGCGTTCCGGCAGGTGCTGGAGCACGGCCTCGACGTGCTCGCCGACCAGCCGGACGCCCGCCGCGACCGGCTCGTGAACGTCCACGAGCTCTACCTGTTCCTGGAGTCCGAACTGCCCGCCCTGTGGGAACGGTGGGAGTCCCGACGCACCGGAGGCGACCGATGA
- a CDS encoding alpha/beta fold hydrolase, translating into MTTPRDHVIERPEGNLHVHLAGDTGPPVLLLSGAGLDNAMLSWKHLIPDLARDHRVIAPDWPKQGRSRPWNGRATHAVLLRTVTDVLDDLGVERAAVVGLSQGGALALASAIEHPDRVERLVALAPAGILEFPPGLHQLLWLTARVPLLSRTLPNLAFRGRAAVTAFTRRALFGSSDRVADLDEIVERVLDEARAGNAGSSDWQNDSIGFRRMRLDLRPRLPEIRCPALFVQGDRDAGVPLARTRAAADAVPGARLEVLPGRGHWSNRESPDEVNALVRAFLTEDEPRIRYDDSDVEGLDPDIQRMFHGDEQGGDAAPR; encoded by the coding sequence ATGACCACCCCGCGCGACCACGTGATCGAGCGCCCCGAGGGGAACCTGCATGTCCACCTCGCCGGGGACACCGGCCCGCCGGTGCTGCTGCTGTCCGGTGCCGGCCTCGACAACGCGATGCTGAGCTGGAAGCACCTGATCCCGGACCTCGCGCGCGACCACCGGGTGATCGCGCCGGACTGGCCGAAGCAGGGCCGCAGCCGGCCGTGGAACGGCCGGGCCACGCACGCCGTCCTGCTGCGGACGGTCACCGACGTGCTGGACGACCTCGGCGTCGAGCGGGCCGCCGTCGTCGGGCTCTCCCAGGGCGGCGCACTGGCGCTCGCCTCCGCGATCGAGCACCCGGACCGGGTGGAGCGCCTCGTCGCGCTCGCCCCGGCCGGGATCCTGGAGTTCCCGCCGGGGCTCCACCAGCTGCTGTGGCTCACCGCGAGGGTGCCGCTGCTGTCGCGGACCCTGCCGAACCTGGCGTTCCGCGGCCGGGCGGCCGTCACCGCCTTCACCCGTCGGGCACTGTTCGGCTCGTCCGACCGCGTCGCCGACCTCGACGAGATCGTCGAACGGGTGCTGGACGAGGCCCGGGCCGGGAACGCCGGCAGCTCGGACTGGCAGAACGACTCGATCGGCTTCCGCCGCATGCGGCTGGACCTGCGTCCGCGGCTGCCGGAGATCCGGTGTCCGGCACTGTTCGTCCAGGGCGACCGGGACGCCGGCGTCCCCCTCGCGCGGACCCGCGCGGCGGCGGACGCCGTCCCCGGTGCCCGGCTGGAGGTCCTGCCCGGGCGGGGGCACTGGTCGAACCGGGAGTCCCCGGACGAGGTGAACGCACTGGTCAGGGCTTTCCTGACCGAGGACGAACCTCGGATCCGCTACGACGACAGCGACGTCGAAGGGCTCGATCCCGACATCCAGCGGATGTTCCACGGCGACGAGCAGGGTGGCGATGCTGCTCCTCGATAG
- the pseI gene encoding pseudaminic acid synthase translates to MRIPDAIEIGGHRVGPGERPFVIAEVSGNHNGSLDRALEIVDAIAGTGAQAVKFQTYRADTITIDADGPAFRIRDDHGLWGGRNLYQLYEQAHTPWEWHAPLFTRAREHGLVPFSSPFDPTAIDLLESLDAPAYKVASAELVDLPLIRRMAATGKPMVMSTGMATLAEIDAAVAAARDGGATEIVLLACTASYPADPVDANLQTIPALREAFGVPVGLSDHTPGIGVPVAAVALGAVAIEKHVTLQRADGGVDSDFSLEPGELASLVTETDVARRALGPARFGPRESERDTLALRRSLYVVADVAAGEKVTDDNVRSIRPAGGLPTDAITTVLGRTFTRDVARGTPLTWDLV, encoded by the coding sequence ATGCGCATCCCCGACGCGATCGAGATCGGTGGCCACCGTGTGGGGCCCGGCGAGCGGCCGTTCGTCATCGCGGAGGTGTCCGGCAACCACAACGGCTCGCTGGACCGCGCGCTGGAGATCGTCGACGCGATCGCCGGGACCGGCGCGCAGGCGGTCAAGTTCCAGACCTACCGCGCCGACACGATCACCATCGACGCCGACGGCCCGGCCTTCCGGATCCGCGACGACCACGGGCTGTGGGGAGGCCGGAACCTCTACCAGCTCTACGAGCAGGCGCACACGCCGTGGGAGTGGCACGCGCCGCTCTTCACACGGGCGCGCGAGCACGGCCTCGTCCCGTTCTCCAGCCCGTTCGACCCGACGGCGATCGACCTGCTGGAGTCGCTCGACGCGCCGGCCTACAAGGTCGCGTCGGCCGAGCTCGTCGACCTGCCGCTGATCCGGCGGATGGCGGCCACCGGCAAGCCGATGGTGATGTCCACCGGGATGGCGACGCTGGCCGAGATCGACGCGGCCGTCGCCGCCGCCCGGGACGGTGGCGCGACCGAGATCGTGCTGCTGGCGTGCACGGCGTCGTACCCCGCCGACCCGGTCGACGCGAACCTGCAGACGATCCCCGCGCTGCGCGAGGCGTTCGGCGTGCCGGTCGGCCTGTCCGACCACACCCCGGGCATCGGCGTGCCCGTCGCCGCGGTCGCGCTCGGCGCCGTCGCGATCGAGAAGCACGTGACGCTGCAGCGGGCCGACGGCGGGGTCGACTCGGACTTCTCCCTGGAGCCCGGCGAGCTGGCGTCGCTGGTCACCGAGACCGACGTGGCACGGCGCGCGCTGGGCCCGGCCCGGTTCGGCCCGCGGGAGTCCGAGCGGGACACCCTCGCGCTGCGCCGCTCGCTCTACGTCGTCGCCGACGTCGCCGCGGGGGAGAAGGTCACCGACGACAACGTACGGTCCATCCGCCCCGCCGGTGGGCTGCCGACGGACGCGATCACGACGGTGCTGGGGCGCACCTTCACCCGCGACGTCGCCCGCGGGACGCCGCTGACCTGGGACCTGGTCTAG
- a CDS encoding putative sugar O-methyltransferase has translation MDARTLLELMLSDLDDAPELYRPTDFWRTGLEKVVSDLRDRGFAEFRGHPSAQYFYAPQYAPVSRPAAALARVLGTAGEPGRLVRERIDQVPVARAHHASVTALDPADRPPFLGGFSESTAGAPAEQLVFAGRRFSRSSLNYLRGLVMLKRAVPDLDVTTVLEIGGGFGTLGEILAGTEDVRYIDVDIPPVAAVATHYLREVLGEGRVLDYAATREQEKIAIDEIDRPATVLCAWQLPRLTGTVDLFANFISFQEMEPEVVENYANLVTDLGARWLLLRNSPTGKPGVREPMLRHRYLEMFDRFELVDSDAGLYGQDSEGTVSEVMVLARR, from the coding sequence ATGGATGCGAGGACGCTGCTCGAGCTGATGCTGTCCGACCTGGATGACGCGCCGGAACTGTACCGGCCGACCGACTTCTGGCGGACCGGACTGGAGAAGGTCGTCTCCGACCTTCGTGACCGTGGGTTCGCGGAGTTCCGCGGGCACCCGTCCGCGCAGTACTTCTACGCGCCGCAGTACGCCCCGGTGTCCCGGCCCGCCGCGGCGCTCGCGCGGGTGCTGGGGACGGCGGGTGAGCCGGGCAGGCTGGTGCGTGAGCGCATCGACCAGGTCCCGGTCGCGCGGGCGCACCACGCCTCGGTCACGGCGCTCGACCCGGCCGACCGGCCGCCGTTCCTCGGCGGGTTCTCCGAGTCGACCGCGGGTGCGCCGGCCGAGCAGCTCGTGTTCGCCGGCCGCCGGTTCAGCCGGTCCTCGCTGAACTACCTGCGTGGCCTGGTGATGCTGAAGCGGGCCGTGCCCGATCTCGACGTGACGACCGTCCTGGAGATCGGCGGCGGGTTCGGCACGCTCGGCGAGATCCTCGCCGGCACCGAGGACGTGCGCTACATCGACGTCGACATCCCGCCGGTCGCCGCGGTCGCGACGCACTACCTGCGCGAGGTGCTGGGGGAGGGCCGGGTGCTCGACTACGCGGCCACCCGCGAGCAGGAGAAGATCGCGATCGACGAGATCGACCGGCCGGCGACGGTGCTCTGCGCCTGGCAGCTGCCCCGGCTGACCGGCACCGTCGACCTGTTCGCCAACTTCATCTCGTTCCAGGAGATGGAGCCCGAGGTCGTCGAGAACTACGCGAACCTGGTCACCGACCTCGGCGCGCGCTGGCTGCTGCTGCGCAACTCGCCGACCGGGAAGCCCGGCGTGCGCGAGCCGATGCTCCGGCACCGGTACCTGGAGATGTTCGACCGCTTCGAGCTCGTCGACTCCGACGCCGGCCTGTACGGCCAGGACTCGGAGGGCACGGTGTCCGAGGTGATGGTGCTGGCCCGCCGGTGA
- a CDS encoding glycosyltransferase family 2 protein: MAADTGTWVVVPVYNEETVIAEVVDGIRTRFPNVVCVDDGSRDASAERIAGTAAHLVKHPINLGQGASLQTGIDYALRRGAERIVTFDADGQHDIDDAHRMAELVRTGQADVVLGSRFLESTEPIPLLKRIVLRTVAALSPSSRKLKLTDAHNGLRVLSRPVVEELRISMNGMAHASEIVAALAGSPWRIREVPVTIHYTEYSRSKGQSLFNGVNILFDLSVRQR, translated from the coding sequence GTGGCCGCCGACACCGGCACCTGGGTGGTGGTCCCCGTGTACAACGAGGAGACCGTCATCGCCGAGGTGGTCGACGGGATCCGCACCCGCTTCCCGAACGTGGTGTGTGTCGACGACGGCAGCCGCGACGCCTCCGCCGAGCGCATCGCGGGCACGGCGGCGCACCTCGTCAAGCACCCGATCAACCTCGGCCAGGGCGCGTCCCTGCAGACCGGGATCGACTACGCGCTGCGGCGCGGCGCCGAGCGGATCGTCACCTTCGACGCCGACGGGCAGCACGACATCGACGACGCCCACCGGATGGCGGAGCTCGTCCGCACCGGTCAGGCCGACGTCGTACTCGGCTCCCGGTTCCTGGAGTCCACCGAGCCGATCCCGCTGCTCAAGCGGATCGTGCTGCGCACGGTCGCGGCGCTGTCGCCGTCGAGCCGGAAGCTCAAGCTGACCGACGCCCACAACGGGCTCCGGGTGCTGTCCCGGCCGGTCGTCGAGGAGCTGCGGATCTCGATGAACGGGATGGCGCACGCGTCGGAGATCGTCGCGGCACTGGCCGGGTCGCCGTGGCGGATCCGCGAGGTGCCGGTCACCATTCACTACACCGAGTACTCCCGTTCCAAGGGGCAGTCGTTGTTCAACGGGGTGAACATCCTGTTCGACCTGTCGGTCCGGCAGCGATGA
- a CDS encoding DUF2304 domain-containing protein: MILQILLLVATIGALVYFVRSGQSVGVRASKRLAFGAFVVLNIYAILRPDDVTFVARALGIGRGTDLIVYLLVVAFVFGMLNTYLRDREISQHLTNLARQIAVRDAELSRREEELARRLDALDARDARSATLSTNGNRLDAEDTAAGAAGRSET; the protein is encoded by the coding sequence GTGATCCTGCAGATCCTCCTGCTGGTCGCCACGATCGGCGCGCTGGTCTACTTCGTCCGGAGCGGGCAGAGCGTGGGGGTCCGGGCGAGCAAGCGACTCGCGTTCGGCGCCTTCGTGGTGCTCAACATCTACGCGATCCTGCGGCCGGACGACGTCACGTTCGTCGCCCGCGCCCTGGGCATCGGCCGCGGTACCGACCTGATCGTCTACCTGCTGGTCGTCGCGTTCGTCTTCGGGATGCTGAACACCTACCTGCGGGACCGCGAGATCAGTCAGCACCTGACGAACCTGGCCCGGCAGATCGCCGTCCGCGACGCGGAGCTGAGCCGCCGTGAGGAGGAGCTCGCCCGGCGCCTGGACGCCCTCGACGCGCGCGACGCGCGGTCGGCGACGCTCTCCACCAACGGCAACCGCCTGGACGCGGAGGACACCGCTGCCGGCGCGGCCGGCCGGTCCGAGACCTGA
- a CDS encoding NAD-dependent epimerase/dehydratase family protein — translation MRALVTGGAGFIGSTLVDTLLARGDEVLVVDDLSSGKRENLAPGVALTELDIRDTDGFAKCAAEFAPEAVYHLAAQIDVRTSMADPVHDASVNVLGTLSVLQAARDTGARGVVVCSTGGAIYGDGAPLPTTEDEPAEPESPYGMSKLAAERYTRFFVRAHGLPALVLRFANVYGPRQHPAGGAGVVSLFCDRARSGRRPTVFGDGGQTRDFLFVGDVARAATASADRLAAGELAGEVFNVGTGTESTVTELAATIGRIAGIDEGAFTPEHEPARPGELRRSCLDPSRGIAALGLPAPTTLADGLAATWAWHTGRS, via the coding sequence TTGCGCGCGCTCGTGACCGGCGGCGCCGGTTTCATCGGCTCCACCCTCGTCGACACCCTGCTCGCCCGCGGTGACGAGGTGCTCGTCGTGGACGACCTGTCGTCCGGCAAGCGGGAGAACCTCGCCCCCGGCGTCGCGCTGACCGAGCTCGACATCCGCGACACCGACGGGTTCGCGAAGTGCGCCGCCGAGTTCGCACCCGAGGCGGTGTACCACCTGGCCGCACAGATCGACGTCCGCACGTCGATGGCCGACCCGGTGCACGACGCGTCGGTGAACGTCCTCGGCACGCTCTCGGTCCTGCAGGCCGCGCGGGACACCGGCGCCCGCGGGGTCGTCGTCTGCTCCACCGGTGGGGCGATCTACGGCGACGGCGCGCCGCTCCCGACGACCGAGGACGAGCCGGCCGAGCCGGAGTCGCCGTACGGGATGAGCAAGCTCGCCGCGGAGCGCTACACGCGGTTCTTCGTCCGGGCTCACGGCCTGCCCGCGCTGGTGCTGCGGTTCGCGAACGTCTACGGCCCGCGTCAGCACCCGGCCGGGGGCGCCGGCGTCGTGTCGCTGTTCTGCGACCGCGCGCGGAGCGGCCGGCGGCCCACCGTGTTCGGCGACGGCGGCCAGACCCGCGACTTCCTGTTCGTCGGTGACGTGGCGCGGGCCGCGACGGCCTCGGCGGACCGGCTCGCCGCTGGGGAGCTGGCCGGCGAGGTGTTCAACGTCGGGACCGGGACCGAGTCGACGGTCACCGAGCTCGCGGCGACGATCGGCCGGATCGCCGGGATCGACGAGGGCGCCTTCACCCCCGAGCACGAGCCGGCGCGTCCCGGGGAGCTGCGGCGCAGCTGCCTGGACCCGTCGCGCGGGATCGCGGCGCTCGGCCTCCCGGCCCCCACGACCCTCGCCGACGGTCTGGCGGCCACCTGGGCCTGGCACACGGGCCGTTCCTGA
- a CDS encoding decaprenyl-phosphate phosphoribosyltransferase encodes MTSTDPTKVDRTDRDDEGSPSSSNGSSGTDGSTGTAASADGSGTPSKAAVAEAADPTTPVEPDAPDDAGTPEGHEADAAGGTPAPHVPLDPSERTTAMVARGLLKTMRPRQWVKNVLVFAAPFVGGGLFGVEVLIDCLIAFVAFSLAASGVYLVNDALDVEADRAHPTKRRRPIAAGIVPVPLAYAASAVLFAAAIVLSILSTWQLIVVLAVYVAVQLSYCLWLKHQPVLDICIVASGFLMRSIAGGVATEIPLSQWFLLVTGFGSLFMVAGKRYAEMRLAEDTGAKIRKSLESYSASYLRYIWSLSATVMIMTYGLWAFEIREAHHNTVWSVLSIVPFVIAVLRYSVDVDKGSGGEPEEIALGDRALQVLAVAWIAMLTLAVYS; translated from the coding sequence ATGACCAGCACCGACCCCACGAAGGTCGACCGCACCGACCGCGACGACGAGGGATCCCCGTCCTCGTCGAACGGCTCGTCCGGCACCGACGGCTCGACGGGCACCGCCGCCTCCGCGGACGGATCCGGCACGCCGTCGAAGGCCGCCGTCGCGGAGGCCGCCGACCCGACCACCCCCGTCGAGCCGGACGCCCCGGACGACGCCGGCACCCCCGAGGGCCACGAGGCCGACGCCGCGGGCGGGACCCCCGCGCCGCACGTCCCGCTGGACCCGTCCGAGCGGACCACGGCGATGGTCGCCCGCGGCCTGCTCAAGACGATGCGCCCGCGCCAGTGGGTGAAGAACGTCCTCGTGTTCGCCGCGCCGTTCGTCGGCGGCGGGCTCTTCGGCGTCGAGGTCCTGATCGACTGCCTCATCGCGTTCGTGGCGTTCTCGCTGGCCGCGTCGGGTGTCTACCTCGTCAACGACGCGCTCGACGTCGAGGCCGACCGCGCGCACCCGACGAAGCGCCGCCGCCCGATCGCCGCCGGCATCGTGCCGGTGCCGCTCGCCTACGCGGCGTCCGCGGTGCTGTTCGCGGCGGCGATCGTGCTGTCGATCCTGAGCACCTGGCAGCTCATCGTCGTGCTCGCCGTCTACGTGGCGGTGCAGCTGTCGTACTGCCTGTGGCTGAAGCACCAGCCGGTGCTGGACATCTGCATCGTCGCGTCCGGCTTCCTGATGCGGTCCATCGCCGGTGGTGTCGCGACCGAGATCCCGCTGTCCCAGTGGTTCCTGCTGGTCACCGGGTTCGGCTCGCTGTTCATGGTCGCCGGCAAGCGGTACGCCGAGATGCGCCTCGCCGAGGACACCGGCGCGAAGATCCGGAAGTCGCTGGAGAGCTACTCGGCCTCGTACCTGCGCTACATCTGGTCGCTGTCGGCCACGGTCATGATCATGACCTACGGCCTGTGGGCGTTCGAGATCCGCGAGGCGCACCACAACACCGTGTGGTCGGTGCTGTCGATCGTCCCGTTCGTGATCGCCGTGCTGCGGTACTCGGTGGACGTCGACAAGGGCTCCGGTGGGGAGCCCGAGGAGATCGCGCTGGGCGACCGGGCGCTCCAGGTGCTCGCGGTGGCCTGGATCGCGATGCTCACGCTCGCCGTCTACAGCTGA
- a CDS encoding phosphatase PAP2 family protein — protein MADTLDRSGPQPTADAGAPNTASATGEIAVLATVQDTLANDGSVRVARGMSLFGEHAAGWLAIGLAGAALDRPRRREWLGSAAAVAFAHGASIGVKRVVRRRRPDHPSVRVLVGTPSRLSFPSSHATSTTAAAVLYGGLLGRRARPAAAATVGLMALSRLVLGVHYPTDVATGTALGAAVAAGARRAIRRNPSTGG, from the coding sequence GTGGCAGACACCCTGGACCGTTCCGGTCCGCAACCGACCGCCGACGCCGGCGCCCCGAACACCGCGTCCGCGACCGGCGAGATCGCCGTGCTCGCGACCGTCCAGGACACGCTCGCGAACGACGGCTCCGTCCGCGTCGCGCGCGGCATGTCGCTGTTCGGTGAGCACGCCGCGGGCTGGCTCGCGATCGGCCTCGCCGGAGCCGCGCTGGACCGTCCGCGCCGCCGTGAGTGGCTCGGTTCGGCGGCCGCGGTGGCGTTCGCACACGGTGCCTCGATCGGCGTCAAGCGCGTCGTCCGGCGGCGCCGCCCGGACCACCCCTCGGTCCGCGTCCTGGTCGGCACCCCGAGCCGGCTGAGTTTCCCGTCCTCGCACGCCACGTCCACGACCGCGGCCGCCGTGCTCTACGGCGGCCTGCTCGGCCGTCGCGCCCGGCCGGCGGCCGCAGCCACGGTCGGCCTGATGGCGCTCTCGCGCCTCGTCCTCGGCGTGCACTACCCGACCGACGTCGCCACCGGCACCGCGCTCGGCGCGGCCGTCGCCGCCGGCGCGCGACGCGCGATCCGCCGCAACCCCAGCACCGGAGGGTGA